Genomic window (Sphingosinicella microcystinivorans):
TCAAGCGCATCGCGCCCGATGCCGCGACGCTCAGCCTCGTTTCGATGGACGACATCGAGGCGGCGGCGAAGACACTCTAGGGGGAGGCAAGGCATGTTCGATCTCACCGGGATGAAGGCGCTCGTCACGGGCGCCAGCGGCGGCATCGGTTCGGCGATCGCGAAGGCGCTCGCGGCGCAGGGCGCGACGGTCGCGCTGTCCGGCACGCGCGAGGAGGCCCTGAAGGCGGTCGCGGCCGAAATCGGCGGCACCACGCACATCCTGCCCTGCAACCTCTCGGACAGCGCCGCGGTCGATGCGCTCGTCGGGCAGGCGGTGGAGGCGATGGGCGGCATCGACATCCTCGTCAACAACGCGGGCGTCACCCGCGACAACCTCGCCATGCGCATGAAGGACGAGGAGTGGACGGACGTCATCCGCATCAACCTCGAGGCCGCCTTCCGCCTCTCGCGCGCCGCGCTCAGGCCCATGATGAAGGCGCGTTTCGGGCGCATCGTCTCGATCACGTCGGTGGTCGGCGCCACCGGCAACCCCGGCCAGATGAACTACGCCGCCTCGAAGGCCGGCCTCGTCGGCATGTCGAAGGCGCTGGCGCAGGAAGTCGCCAGCCGCAACATCACGGTGAACTGCGTGGCGCCGGGCTTCATCGTCTCGGCGATGACGGATGCGCTCCCCGAGGCGCAGAAGGAGGCGCTGACGGGCCGGATTCCCGCCGGCCGTCTCGGCGAAGGGA
Coding sequences:
- the fabG gene encoding 3-oxoacyl-ACP reductase FabG, which translates into the protein MFDLTGMKALVTGASGGIGSAIAKALAAQGATVALSGTREEALKAVAAEIGGTTHILPCNLSDSAAVDALVGQAVEAMGGIDILVNNAGVTRDNLAMRMKDEEWTDVIRINLEAAFRLSRAALRPMMKARFGRIVSITSVVGATGNPGQMNYAASKAGLVGMSKALAQEVASRNITVNCVAPGFIVSAMTDALPEAQKEALTGRIPAGRLGEGNDVAAAVVYLASREAGYVTGQTLHVNGGMAMI